The genomic window GCCGACATTGCCAACGGGGGCGTGATCCGCTCGCTGGTGCGCGAAGGCGGGCTGTCTTCCACGCTGTGGGCCGGGCCCGAGCGTTTTTCGGCTGCCATGCTGCGCGGAGACACCCCGGTGCAGGGCACCGTGCGCAGCGAGCCCGTGAACCTGCGGCTCGGGTTCTCGGGCGTTGAAGCGAGCGATTTCGGCTACGCCATCGACATCGGCCTGCCACCGCCGGTTCCGCCAACGGCCTTTTCACGCGATCCCGAAATCAAGCGCGAGGCCATCTGGAGCGGCCCGGTGCTGCGGCCCGCCACTCAGCTGGTCGACCGCAAGGGCGCATCGCTGCGGCTGCGCGGCGAGCGCAGCGGAAGCTGGGACGCGGTGGGCCGGCCCATCGCCCAGTTCGCCAGCATGATGACCGAGTACGCCGATCCGCATGCCGCACCCGAGATGCTCTCTCTGCGCGAGCAGATGCGCTCCTGGCGCTTCTACGACCACTTTCGCTCCGACGCCGATGCGCCCGCTCGCCAGCCGCAGATCGGCACCTACACGCCGGTGCTCGCCAACGACGGGGCCGACCTGGCCGCCGCGCTGCAGACCATTCGCGAGATCGGCGACAGCGATGCACTCGACCGTGCCGTGGACGATGCGTTTCCCGGTGCCCGCATCCAGGTGCGTGTGAACGAAGACCGCTTCGAAACGCTGATGCACCAGCACGGCCTGCTTCGGCCGCTGACGGCGGCGGAGCTTTCGGACGGCACCCTGCGCTATCTGCTCTGGATTGCCGCGCTGCTGACGCCCCGGCCGCCGGCGCTGCTGGTGCTCAACGAGCCCGAGACCAGCCTGCATCCCGACCTGTTGCCCGCGCTCGGCCGTTTGATCGCGCAGGCCGCGCGCGAGTCGCAGATCATCGTCGTGTCGCATGCGCCGCGGCTGATTGCCGCGCTCGAAGACAGCGACGACCTGCAGTCGGTGGTGCTCGAAAAGCGCTTCGGCGAAACCCGCATCGCCAATCTCGACATGAGCGAGATTCCGCACTGGGCGTGGCCTGCGCGGTGAGCGCAGGCCCGGCTATTCCGCCTTTACCGCCATCGTCTGGATGATCGCCTCCAGCTGCGCGCTCATCGGCAGGTCGATGCTTTCTCCGGTGGGCAGCTTGCGCAGGAACCAGCGCTTGTACTGGCGCTCGATCTCGCCGTCCTGCGCAAGCACCTGGAACGCGTCGTTGATCACCTTGGCCAATTGCGCATCGCCCTTGCGGTACATGATGCCGTAGGGGTCATAGGAGAGATAGTCGCCGACCACCTCGTACTGGGCCTTGGCGGCTTCCCGCGCGATCAGGCCGTAGAGCAGCACGTCGTCGGTGGCAAAGGCGTCGGCCTGGCCGCTTTTCACCAGCCCGAACGAATCGGCGTGGTCGCGCGCCACCAGCAGGTCGATACCGAGCTTGAACTTCTGCGAAAGCTCGCGCAGCGTCTTCTCGTTGGTGGTGCCCGCGGTGACGGACACCCGCTTGCCGGCCAGGTCGCGGAACGACTTGATCGGCGAACTCTTCTTCACCAGCACCTTGGTGCCCGAGACGAAGATCGTGGGCGAAAAGCTCACGCGCTTCTGCCGCTCGAGATTGCTGGTGGTAGAGCCGCATTCGAGGTCGACCGCACCGCTCTCGACCGCGCCGATGCGTGAATCGGAGGTGACCGGCGCCCATTTGATCGCCAGGCTCTTGTTCACCGCGTCTTCAATGGCCGTCACCAATGCACGGCAAAGCTCGATCGAATAGCCGACCGGTTCTTGGCGTGCATTGAGAAACGAAAACGGCACCGAGGACTCGCGGTAGCCGATGGTGATGGCACCGCTCTCGCGCACTTTGGCGAGGGTGCCGGTCAGCGTCGCAGGCGCTTCCTGGGCCCGCGCGGTAGCGGCCGTGGCAACGGCAACAACCGCCAGCAGGCCGGCAATGAAAACCGGCAGCATGGCTTTGGGCTTCATGGCGGGCGCCTCACGCGTGAGCGGGGTGGGCGAGGGTGGCCGCGGCTTCTTCGTCCAGGGCCTTGGCATTGGCTGATGCGTCGCTTTCCGAAAGCAGCTCGCCTTCCCACTTGGCAACCACCGCGGTGGCAATGGAATTGCCCACCGCATTGGTGGCCGAGCGTCCCATGTCCAGGAAGGTGTCGACGCCCAGGATCAGCAGCAGGCCGGCTTCCGGAATGTCGAAGTGATTGAGCGTGGCGGCAATCACCACCAGCGAGGCGCGCGGCACGCCGGCCATGCCCTTGGAAGTGAGCATCAGGATGAGCAGCATGGTGATCTGCGTGCTGAGCGGCATGTGGATGTTGTAGGCCTGCGCGATGAAGAGCACCGCAAAGGTGCAATACATCATCGAGCCGTCGAGGTTGAACGAATAGCCCATGGGCATCACGAAGCTCGAGATCTTGCGCTTCACGCCGAAACGGTCGAGCGCCTGCAGGATCTTGGGGTAGGCCGCCTCCGAACTGGCGGTGGCAAAAGAAAGCAGAAAGGCTTCCTTGATGAGGACCATCAGCTTGAACACCCGCGGGCCCAGGAACGTAAGGCCCGCGAGGATCAGGACGCCCCACAGCACGAAAAGACCCAGGTAGAAGTCGCCCATGAAAACAGCAAACTTGAGCAGGATGCCCAGGCCGTTCGTTGCAACCGTGGCGGCCATGGCAGCCATGACAGCAAGGGGCGCCAGCTTCATCACGTAGCCAGTGATCTTGAGCATGGCATGCGAGAGTTCGTCGATGGCGGCCAC from Variovorax paradoxus includes these protein-coding regions:
- a CDS encoding AAA family ATPase, whose translation is MLSALAIANYRSLRQLTVPLGRLTVVTGPNGSGKSSVYRAMRLLADIANGGVIRSLVREGGLSSTLWAGPERFSAAMLRGDTPVQGTVRSEPVNLRLGFSGVEASDFGYAIDIGLPPPVPPTAFSRDPEIKREAIWSGPVLRPATQLVDRKGASLRLRGERSGSWDAVGRPIAQFASMMTEYADPHAAPEMLSLREQMRSWRFYDHFRSDADAPARQPQIGTYTPVLANDGADLAAALQTIREIGDSDALDRAVDDAFPGARIQVRVNEDRFETLMHQHGLLRPLTAAELSDGTLRYLLWIAALLTPRPPALLVLNEPETSLHPDLLPALGRLIAQAARESQIIVVSHAPRLIAALEDSDDLQSVVLEKRFGETRIANLDMSEIPHWAWPAR
- a CDS encoding amino acid ABC transporter substrate-binding protein, yielding MKPKAMLPVFIAGLLAVVAVATAATARAQEAPATLTGTLAKVRESGAITIGYRESSVPFSFLNARQEPVGYSIELCRALVTAIEDAVNKSLAIKWAPVTSDSRIGAVESGAVDLECGSTTSNLERQKRVSFSPTIFVSGTKVLVKKSSPIKSFRDLAGKRVSVTAGTTNEKTLRELSQKFKLGIDLLVARDHADSFGLVKSGQADAFATDDVLLYGLIAREAAKAQYEVVGDYLSYDPYGIMYRKGDAQLAKVINDAFQVLAQDGEIERQYKRWFLRKLPTGESIDLPMSAQLEAIIQTMAVKAE
- a CDS encoding dicarboxylate/amino acid:cation symporter is translated as MKKKLPAAIWILIAMVLGIFVGYMIFTSFPDKKAAAQIAGYVSIVSDVFLRLIKMLIGPLVFSTLVVGIAHMGDAKSVGRVFGKSLGWFFTASLISLVIGLVMANVLKPGENLGLPLPDIGASANLATAKFTLKDFVSHMVPKSFAEAMANNEILQIVVFSMFFGVALASLGDKAKTLVAAIDELSHAMLKITGYVMKLAPLAVMAAMAATVATNGLGILLKFAVFMGDFYLGLFVLWGVLILAGLTFLGPRVFKLMVLIKEAFLLSFATASSEAAYPKILQALDRFGVKRKISSFVMPMGYSFNLDGSMMYCTFAVLFIAQAYNIHMPLSTQITMLLILMLTSKGMAGVPRASLVVIAATLNHFDIPEAGLLLILGVDTFLDMGRSATNAVGNSIATAVVAKWEGELLSESDASANAKALDEEAAATLAHPAHA